Genomic window (candidate division TA06 bacterium B3_TA06):
GAAATGACAAGTCCATGCCTCCATGAGGGACTATATTTATACAAGAAGGATTGTCAATCTAAATGTTGACTCCCCGCAAGACTCCTTTAGAATTCTCTTGATGCAATCGCCAAAAGGTCCATCTTTCCAATTCCGACTTAAAGAAAGCAAACGAGCCAGGCATGTTCGTTTGAAGATGTCGGTTCAAGAAGGTCTAATAGTAGTTGTTCCTCCAGATTTTAATCAAGAACGGATACCAGATATCCTGGAGCGTAACCGACTCTGGATTGAGAAAGCCCAAAGAAAGGTAGAGGAGCAGAGAAGACTTTTCGGAAGAAAATCCCTTGAGTCCCTGCCCGAGATCATTCAACTCAGAGCTATCGATGAAGAGTGGCTTGTGGAGTATCACTTCACTGCTTCTTCCCGGGTAACTGCCATTGAGAAGCGAGAGAATACCCTGGTTATCTCAGGAGCAATCGAAGATCCTGAACCTTGCAGAATGGCATTAAGAAGATGGATTAAGCGAAAAGCACTTGAACATTTGGTTCCCTGGTTTTATGCAGTCAGTAAAGAGAAAAAGATCAGAGTCAGTAAGGTCCTAGTAAAGAACCAACGCTCTCGCTGGGGCAGCTGCACCGATCAAAAAACCATCAGCCTTAACCAGAAGGTTCTCTTCCTGCCTGTCCATCTGATGCGTTATGTGTTTATCCACGAATTATGCCACATAGTCCATTCCAATCATTCCAAAAGATACTGGGACCTGGTAAAAAGACACGAACTTCGATACAAAGAATTTGACAGAGAGTTAAGATCTGCGTGGGAGTATATCCCAGCCTGGATGTAGAAAGAGCTTCCGTCCAGTCCCTTCACAATACCTCCTGAGATCGCTCAGAATTCGTTTTTAAGCCTTCAAAATCAAATCTAGCAAGTATATACTGTGGCCGTTGATAATAATCGTATTCAGAGAAAAAACCACAGGTCATTTTTCCAGCTGCTGGAATAATACAATACTTTTACGGTAATGATATGTTCACTTGACAAGAAGATTTCAGATCCTATAATTGTAGAATACAAAACCCTAAATTGGGTCTCAATAGCGAGCGTGACCTGCTCGCCTTGAGTATATCGGAGAACCTAGAAAAATCCTAGGGTATTTATTCGATATAGCAAGAAGAAGGGATTAAAAAAAGTTATGGGAAAAAAGGGGAGTGAGTTCATAAGTAGCGAGCTTCCTTTCAAGGAAATAAAGTGGGCGATGCGCCCTCGTGAGAAAGGTTGCTATAC
Coding sequences:
- a CDS encoding metal-dependent hydrolase codes for the protein MRDYIYTRRIVNLNVDSPQDSFRILLMQSPKGPSFQFRLKESKRARHVRLKMSVQEGLIVVVPPDFNQERIPDILERNRLWIEKAQRKVEEQRRLFGRKSLESLPEIIQLRAIDEEWLVEYHFTASSRVTAIEKRENTLVISGAIEDPEPCRMALRRWIKRKALEHLVPWFYAVSKEKKIRVSKVLVKNQRSRWGSCTDQKTISLNQKVLFLPVHLMRYVFIHELCHIVHSNHSKRYWDLVKRHELRYKEFDRELRSAWEYIPAWM